The SAR116 cluster alpha proteobacterium HIMB100 region TGGCGGGAAATAAGCGAGATCATCCCGTTCTGATGGAATATGCAGCAGAAGGGTCCTACGCACCTTTGGTGGCGATGGTAGAAGGCCGGTTTAAATTTATCCGCTGCCAACTTGACCCAGACCAGATGTTTGATCTGGAGTGTGATCCGCATGAGTTGGTGAATTTGGCAAATGATCCTGCCTATGCAGAACAAGCAGATTTATTCCGCCAGAAAATTGAGCAGAAATGGGATTTAGAAGAATTTGACAGTTCTGTTCGTCATTCGCAGGCACAGCGCCTTTTGGTTTACGATGCCTTACGGAATGGGGCTTATTTCCCGTGGGACTATCAACCCCTGCAACAGGCCTCAGAGCGGTATATGCGCAACCATATGGATTTGAATATTCTTGAAGAAAACCAGCGCTATCCCCGCGGTGAATGAATGAAATTGACATATATAGAATGCGTTAATCTGACCATAATATGATATTCCCCCTTTTGCATTTCGCCGTCACAAGATAACCTTTGGTCAGAAAATTTTTTCAGTCGCGATAAGAGAGTAGTATGACCACAATCTCACAAGAGCTGTTAGCCGATATCCGTTCACAATTTGCACAAGTGGATAGCTGTCCTGTGCAAGGTCAGCGGGTATTTTTCGAAAATGCTGGCGGCGCATTGACCTTAAATAGTGTGGTTGATACCTCACGTGATTATGCTGCCATTCCGGATAATCAGGGACGAGATAACCCAGGTTCGCATGAGTTAGTGCGCGTAATCCAGAAAGCCAAAGATGATTTGCGTATTTTTATGAATGCACCGTCTGGTCAGTTTTTTGTTGGAGAGAGTGGCACCGAACTCATTTTCAGGCTGGTGATGAATGCTTGTCTTGGCACAGAAGACGAAGGTGTGGTTCTGGGCTCAACAGTTGAGCATCCGGCAACCAGAAGTGCGTGTGCGCGCTGGTCAAAGGTCAGCCGCAAAACCCATATACTGATCACGCATGATAATGATTTAGGTCTGGTCAAGGCCGAAGATTATACCGCACAGGTCACAGCTGATACAAAGGTTGCTACTATCCTTCATACTTCTCCTGTCACAGGTATGGGTATGGATGTTGCTGCGATATCAAAGGCAATTCGCGCTGTCTCCCCAGATTGTTTTATCATTGTTGATGGCATTCAACATGCTGCCCATGGTCAGATTGATATCGCTTCATATGACGTGGACGGCTATGTCATATCGCCATATAAAATGTTTTCCCGGCACGGCTATGGCCTTGCCTGGATTTCGGATCGACTGACTGATTTGCCACATGATTCACTGGTTGGTGGGCCGGAACAGAATTGGGAGTTGGGCACGCGTGATACAGGAGCTTATGCGACCATATCTGACGTGGTCAGTTATCTGGAGTGGCTGGGGAGTAAGGTAAGTGACGCATCTGACCGGCGCGAAAAGTTTGTGGCGGCGGGCAAAGCTATCCATGCTCATGAAAAGACGCTAACAGATTCAATGATTCACGGAACAGGAAATCTGCCGGGGTTGGCTGAAATGGAGCGGGTGGAGATTATTGGCGGCGTTGATAATCCGGCTCGGGAAGGTCTTGTGTCGCTCGTCGTCAGGGATATGAGCTCTGCAGATGTGGTGAAAAAGCTGAACGAGCAGGGGATCCGCACGCATCTGCGGAAAGCAGATCATTATTCAGGTAACATCCTCGATCCGCTTGGTCTAGAAGGCTGTGTCCGGGTGTCTATGTGTCACTATAACAGTGAACATGAGGTTGCCCAGTTTTTGGCTGCGATGAAAGTGATTGCTGCCTAGTCAGATACGTCTGGCTTCTTTTGCTTTGTCCGCGAAATTATCGTCAGCCCTGTAATAACAATGCTGATCGACAGCATATGATACAGGCCGAACGCCTCATTCAAAATCAGAACACCTAATACAGCACTATAAATCGGCACCAAATTGGAATAAACACCTGCTCGATCAGGCCCCATCAGATCAACCCCGCGCATATAAAAGACTTGTGACATGAATGAAGGGACCAATGAGACAAACAGAACAACGAGCCAGGCAAGTTGCGTGGCAGGCCATTGCGCTGTACCTTGCCAAATTTCAAAGAGAACTATCGGAATAGATAACATCCAGGCCGCTCCTGCAAAAACAGCCATCATGGTCATATTGTCAATGTCAGGCCGGTTGCGCAAACCAATTGTGTACCCCGCATAAAATACACAGGCAACCAGCATAATCCAGTCACCTGTGTTGACCTGAAGCCCTAACAGTACGGACAGATCGCCCCTTCCGATAATGATGAGAACACCAAAGATGGTCAGACATGTGCCGATAATCTGGCCACTGGACAGCTTGGTCCGGAAAATCAGGGTTACGCCCATCAGAATGAACATAGGCATCGCACATTGGATAAGGCCTAAGTTAATCGCGGTGGTTGATTGCGCAGCAATATAAAATAACGTATTGAAAAACGACAGTCCGAATGCGCCCATCATAAATACCCACGGCCATTTTCCTTTTAACTTAGGCAGCGTTGAGGGCAGTTGTTTGCGTTGTGTCAGCAGCAGAATGCCAAACACGATTGTCCAGCGCATAAAGACCACGACCATGGGCGAGACTTCACCAACCGCCAGACGACCAGCTACCGTGTTTCCCGCCCAGCCTAATGTGGCGAGGCTGAGCAGGAGCGGAGCTGATGTAAAGGCAGAAGCTAGGAGCCTTGCAATCATATTACGTCCTTCAGGCAAAATTAAGGGCAAGGCAATCAAAAACGCTTTTAAGCAGTAGAGGCATATTCAGTTAAAAATCCGGTGATTGCGTCGGCCAGCATTTCTGGCTGTTCAACACAGGGTATATGACCTGCCCCTTTAATCAGCTTAAAGTCAGCATTGGGGATCAAATTAGCGGTATTCAGTACAAGTTCAGGCGGCGTAGACCCATCCCCGTCCCCAACAACACATAAGGTCGGTACATCTAAATTCTGAGCTGCATCTGTTAAATCAGCATCACGGAGGGCTGTCGCCGTGCCTAAATATCCCTCAAGCGGCGTTCGTAAAAACATATTGCAATACCCTGCAAGCTCGTCAGCACGATAATGATGGAAATCAGAAGTGAACCAGCGTTGCATATTGCCCTCCACTAAACCCGACAAGCCTTCTGTGCGGGCTGTTTGCATGCGATCATTCCACATCTCTGTCGTTCCAATTTTCACAGCTGTATCACACAGAATGAGCCCTTTGGTCAGGTCAGGCCGAAGCACAGCCAGCCTCTGGGCAATCATGCCGCCAACAGATAGGCCGCAGATGAAGACATTTTTTTTGCCTAAATAATCCAGCAAGCCCGCTAAATCGCCGACAAGATCATCTAGGCAGTAAGGGGCATCACCAATATCTGAGAGCCCATGGCCACGATTATCATAAGTAATGATTTCTGCATGCCCCACCAGTCTTACAATTACATCTCGCCAAATCCGAAAATCAGTAGCCAGTGAGTTAGAGAAGACCAAAACCGGTCGATCTTCTGGTGCAGAGATCTGCTGATAATGTAACGTGATGTTGTTAATGTTTGCGAATTGCATAATTAATGATGGCCCTGTGCGACTTGAAATAATGGGGTGTTATTAATGACATACTCTCTGACAGCTAGAAAATCCAGCATACTGCGCTACACACCTGATTTGGCTGGAGCGGCGGGGCGGGGAATTGACACCCAAGGCAATACATAACAAGCTCTTAACCGCAGAGCGGCGTTTGTATGAATGCAGAATGGTCTTGCGTTTTAGAACGAAGAGGGCAGTTTGGCGAGACCTGGATAAACCATACACTGAGGAGGAACTGTCAAATGTGTCAGCTTCAGCCAGGTGAAAACGAAAAGAAAGTAAATTTTCATGCAAATTCAATCCGTTGAGACGATAATTTTAAAATCAGATTTGGCGACCCCATTTGCTTTTTCGCAAGGCTGGGTCGGCAAACGATGTTGTACGCTTGTGAAAATCACCACCGACGATGGCTTGGTTGGATGGGGCGAGGGGTTTGCACAGGGGCTGGAGCCCCCGGAAATATGCGCTGCTGCAATTGAGACAGCCTTTGCCCCTATGCTGATTGGACGTAATCCCTTAGACACTGAAAAACTATGGTTTGAGATGTATAACCGGTCTCGTGATTTTGGCCGCAAAGGGTCTGTGATGGCCGCGATAAGCGCACTGGATATTGCCTTATGGGATATTGCAGGGAAGGCCTATGACCAGCCTATCTATCAGCTTATGGGCGGTGCAATCAGAGATGAGATAACCCCTTATGCGACCGGATTTTACCGGATAAAAGGCCAGGGCGAAGCAGAACGTCTGGCTGAAGAAGCAATATCTCATTTTGAGGCAGGCTTTACCCATATGAAGGTAAAATTGGGTTTCGGGGTAGAAGATGATATTGCCGTGATGGCCGCAATCATGAAACAGGTTCAGGGTAAGAAGATAGACTTCATGGTGGACAGCAATCATGCTTATGGCCGCCCTGAGGCATTGCGTTTGGGCTATGCGCTCGACGAGCATAATTTGCGTTGGTATGAAGAGCCGGTCATTCCAGAAGATTTAGCCGGATATGCTGAATGCAGATCAAAGCTGAAAACACCTATAGCGGGCGGTGAAAATGAACATGCCTTACACGGCTTTAAAGCGCTTTTTGAGAATCGGGCTGTTGATATTGCCCAGCCTGATGTGGGATCATGTGGCGGTCTGACGGCTATGCGCCATATCGCTGTTCTGGCGCACAGCTTTGGTGTCGAGGTTAACCCGCATGTTTGGGGGTCTTCTGTTGCACAGGCCGCTTCTGTTCAGGTTCTGGCCAGCCTTCCGGCTGCCCATCACAGCTTGTTTGCGCGCCAGCCAATTTTAGAATATGACCGGTCTGATCATCCGTTCAGGCAGCATCTTGTTGCAACCCCCTTATCCTTGGATCAAGGTGTTGTGAAGATAAATAAAAGCCCTGGGCTGGGCATCAGCATTCAACAGGACTGCATTGACCGATATCGTGTAAATTAAAAACTCGTAATCCTTATCTCCTCTCGTTTTGTCAGGAGCAAAACATGTCTGAACGTAAAGAAAAGCCAGCCTTCATTGGTGTTGATTGGGGTACAAGCTCTTTCAGAGCTTGGTTGTTTGCCCCATCAGGAACAGTGCTGGAAGATGTGCAGGGGCCGTGGGGGATATCCCAGATTAGAATGACGCCCTTCAGACAAATCCTGTTGGAGGCTGTAGGGAATTGGTTACGTCAATATCCGGTTTTGCCAATTATAATGTGCGGCATGATTGGCAGTGCTCAGGGTTGGCATGAGGCAGGATATCTCACGGGTACGGTTGGTGTTGGCGAGCTTGCTGCTGGGGCTGTAAAAGTCGCTGATCCAGAGCTGGAGATGTATATCATCCCAGGCATAAAAGGGCGGTCCGCCGATGATTATAATGATGTTATGCGCGGAGAAGAAACCTTACTGGCAGGAAGACTGGGACGTGGCCAAGAAGACAAGGCTATATTCTGTTTGCCTGGTACGCATTCAAAATGGATCAGTGTCGAGAAAGGCCGGGTTGAACGGCTGACAACATTCATGACAGGCGAGTTGTTTCACTTGATGAAAGGGCAATCAATCCTCGCCCCTCTTATAGACAGTGATTCTGACGTACGGTTGACCAGCCCAATTTTTGCTGACGGTCTGGCGTTGGCGGCGAGTCCGTCTGGGCTTTTGCATCAATTATTTTCTATCCGTGCTGGCGTTCTGACAGAGCGGTTTGCGCGTGGTGATGTGCTCACGCTTTTGTCTGCCGTTCTTGTGGGGAATGAATGTAAACATGTAGACATAGCGGGCAAGCCAGCAGCCGGGCTTCCTGTTACGCTGATGACATCTGGTCAGCTTGGCGATGTCTATCAACAGGCCTTTCAGCTGTTAAATATCGACTATCAGGTTATGGATGCAACAACAGCCGCTCAGGCAGGTTTATATGCAATTTTCCTGCAATTGCCCGATGCTTAAAGCAAACCACTAGCAATCAGCCGCAATCCCAAAATTAAAAACACACTCAGGACGATTTTTCGGAACAGGTCCTGAGAGATAAAGCCTCGCATCATCTCTCCAACCCGAAAGCCGATGATCACGGCAGTTAAGCCTAGGACTGATTGCATCGCAGCTTCAAAGGTTAAAACCCCTGACAAGATAAGACCAGCTGCTAACGGAA contains the following coding sequences:
- a CDS encoding selenocysteine lyase (PFAM: Aminotransferase class-V), encoding MTTISQELLADIRSQFAQVDSCPVQGQRVFFENAGGALTLNSVVDTSRDYAAIPDNQGRDNPGSHELVRVIQKAKDDLRIFMNAPSGQFFVGESGTELIFRLVMNACLGTEDEGVVLGSTVEHPATRSACARWSKVSRKTHILITHDNDLGLVKAEDYTAQVTADTKVATILHTSPVTGMGMDVAAISKAIRAVSPDCFIIVDGIQHAAHGQIDIASYDVDGYVISPYKMFSRHGYGLAWISDRLTDLPHDSLVGGPEQNWELGTRDTGAYATISDVVSYLEWLGSKVSDASDRREKFVAAGKAIHAHEKTLTDSMIHGTGNLPGLAEMERVEIIGGVDNPAREGLVSLVVRDMSSADVVKKLNEQGIRTHLRKADHYSGNILDPLGLEGCVRVSMCHYNSEHEVAQFLAAMKVIAA
- a CDS encoding DMT(drug/metabolite transporter) superfamily permease (PFAM: EamA-like transporter family), whose amino-acid sequence is MIARLLASAFTSAPLLLSLATLGWAGNTVAGRLAVGEVSPMVVVFMRWTIVFGILLLTQRKQLPSTLPKLKGKWPWVFMMGAFGLSFFNTLFYIAAQSTTAINLGLIQCAMPMFILMGVTLIFRTKLSSGQIIGTCLTIFGVLIIIGRGDLSVLLGLQVNTGDWIMLVACVFYAGYTIGLRNRPDIDNMTMMAVFAGAAWMLSIPIVLFEIWQGTAQWPATQLAWLVVLFVSLVPSFMSQVFYMRGVDLMGPDRAGVYSNLVPIYSAVLGVLILNEAFGLYHMLSISIVITGLTIISRTKQKKPDVSD
- a CDS encoding 3-oxoadipate enol-lactonase (PFAM: alpha/beta hydrolase fold~TIGRFAM: 3-oxoadipate enol-lactonase) — its product is MQFANINNITLHYQQISAPEDRPVLVFSNSLATDFRIWRDVIVRLVGHAEIITYDNRGHGLSDIGDAPYCLDDLVGDLAGLLDYLGKKNVFICGLSVGGMIAQRLAVLRPDLTKGLILCDTAVKIGTTEMWNDRMQTARTEGLSGLVEGNMQRWFTSDFHHYRADELAGYCNMFLRTPLEGYLGTATALRDADLTDAAQNLDVPTLCVVGDGDGSTPPELVLNTANLIPNADFKLIKGAGHIPCVEQPEMLADAITGFLTEYASTA
- a CDS encoding enolase superfamily enzyme related to L-alanine-DL-glutamate epimerase (PFAM: Mandelate racemase / muconate lactonizing enzyme, C-terminal domain; Mandelate racemase / muconate lactonizing enzyme, N-terminal domain), with product MQIQSVETIILKSDLATPFAFSQGWVGKRCCTLVKITTDDGLVGWGEGFAQGLEPPEICAAAIETAFAPMLIGRNPLDTEKLWFEMYNRSRDFGRKGSVMAAISALDIALWDIAGKAYDQPIYQLMGGAIRDEITPYATGFYRIKGQGEAERLAEEAISHFEAGFTHMKVKLGFGVEDDIAVMAAIMKQVQGKKIDFMVDSNHAYGRPEALRLGYALDEHNLRWYEEPVIPEDLAGYAECRSKLKTPIAGGENEHALHGFKALFENRAVDIAQPDVGSCGGLTAMRHIAVLAHSFGVEVNPHVWGSSVAQAASVQVLASLPAAHHSLFARQPILEYDRSDHPFRQHLVATPLSLDQGVVKINKSPGLGISIQQDCIDRYRVN
- a CDS encoding 2-keto-3-deoxy-galactonokinase (PFAM: 2-keto-3-deoxy-galactonokinase) translates to MSERKEKPAFIGVDWGTSSFRAWLFAPSGTVLEDVQGPWGISQIRMTPFRQILLEAVGNWLRQYPVLPIIMCGMIGSAQGWHEAGYLTGTVGVGELAAGAVKVADPELEMYIIPGIKGRSADDYNDVMRGEETLLAGRLGRGQEDKAIFCLPGTHSKWISVEKGRVERLTTFMTGELFHLMKGQSILAPLIDSDSDVRLTSPIFADGLALAASPSGLLHQLFSIRAGVLTERFARGDVLTLLSAVLVGNECKHVDIAGKPAAGLPVTLMTSGQLGDVYQQAFQLLNIDYQVMDATTAAQAGLYAIFLQLPDA